Proteins from a genomic interval of Desulfovibrio desulfuricans DSM 642:
- the ruvB gene encoding Holliday junction branch migration DNA helicase RuvB produces MTDLANPCVAECATGIDESVRPHSLDDFIGQNELRANLRVYLGAARERGKALDHTLFYGNPGLGKTTLAQIMASELGVNLICTSGPVLERSGDLAAILTNLNRHDILFVDEIHRMPIAVEEVLYPAMEDFKLDLVIGQGPAARTVKIDLEPFTLVGATTRMGLISSPLRDRFGIVARLEYYSPDDLARVVQRTARILGVEVSTDGAVEIGRRSRGTPRIANRLLRRVRDFALVHGDGLVTGEQASAALKRMDVDELGLDQMDRKLLEVLIKHYDGGPVGIKTLAVACSEEVRTIEDIYEPYLIQCGFLKRTPRGRMATALAYRHLKMLLS; encoded by the coding sequence ATGACCGATCTTGCAAATCCGTGCGTTGCGGAGTGCGCCACAGGCATTGACGAAAGCGTACGCCCGCACAGCCTTGACGACTTTATCGGGCAGAATGAACTGCGCGCCAATCTGCGCGTGTATCTGGGGGCTGCGCGCGAGCGCGGCAAGGCGCTGGATCACACGCTTTTTTACGGCAATCCGGGGCTTGGCAAAACCACGCTGGCGCAGATCATGGCCTCCGAGCTGGGGGTCAATCTTATCTGCACCTCCGGGCCGGTGCTTGAGCGCAGCGGCGACCTTGCCGCAATCCTCACCAATCTGAACAGGCACGACATCCTTTTTGTGGATGAAATCCACCGCATGCCCATTGCCGTGGAAGAAGTGCTGTATCCCGCCATGGAAGATTTCAAGCTCGATCTGGTCATCGGGCAGGGGCCTGCGGCACGCACGGTCAAGATTGATCTTGAGCCCTTCACCCTTGTGGGGGCGACCACGCGCATGGGCTTGATCTCTTCGCCCCTGCGTGACCGATTCGGCATTGTGGCGCGGCTGGAATATTACAGCCCGGACGACCTTGCCCGCGTGGTGCAGCGCACGGCGCGCATTCTGGGCGTGGAGGTTTCCACTGACGGCGCAGTGGAAATTGGCCGCCGTTCGCGCGGCACGCCCCGCATTGCCAACCGCCTGTTGCGCCGGGTGCGCGACTTTGCCCTGGTGCACGGTGACGGGCTGGTGACTGGCGAGCAGGCTTCGGCCGCGCTCAAGCGCATGGACGTGGACGAGCTGGGGCTGGATCAGATGGACCGCAAACTGCTGGAGGTGCTCATCAAGCACTATGACGGCGGCCCGGTGGGCATCAAAACCCTGGCCGTTGCCTGCTCGGAAGAAGTGCGAACCATTGAAGATATTTACGAGCCGTACCTTATCCAGTGCGGCTTTTTAAAGCGCACCCCGCGTGGGCGCATGGCAACAGCCTTGGCCTACAGGCACTTGAAAATGCTGCTTTCTTAG
- a CDS encoding bifunctional nuclease family protein yields MVEMRVFGLTIDPQSKTPIVVLREASGDAVLPVWVGAMEAMAISLVLNNESLPRPLTHDLFLMTLKAFKAELRRVEINDLREGTFYAVLVLSGPEGRTRVDCRPSDAIALAMRAGAPILVEEEVLRLSAEEQQRAEQSTAVEVTTPIPDAATDMVRRVGAQKEADMLGGALLRHGELPPSLSADEETRYREMLRSLDPVSRRKM; encoded by the coding sequence ATGGTAGAAATGCGCGTTTTCGGCCTCACCATCGACCCGCAGAGCAAAACACCCATCGTGGTGCTGCGCGAAGCCAGCGGCGATGCCGTGCTGCCCGTCTGGGTGGGAGCCATGGAGGCCATGGCCATTTCTTTGGTGCTCAACAACGAAAGCCTGCCCCGCCCACTTACGCACGACCTGTTTCTCATGACGCTCAAGGCCTTTAAGGCCGAGCTGCGGCGCGTGGAGATCAACGACCTGCGCGAGGGCACCTTCTACGCGGTGCTTGTGCTTTCCGGCCCGGAAGGCAGAACCCGTGTGGACTGCCGCCCCTCGGACGCCATTGCCCTTGCCATGCGCGCAGGGGCACCCATCCTTGTGGAAGAGGAAGTACTGCGCCTTTCTGCCGAAGAACAGCAACGGGCAGAACAAAGCACTGCCGTGGAAGTTACCACGCCGATTCCTGATGCCGCCACCGACATGGTGCGCCGCGTCGGTGCCCAAAAAGAGGCGGATATGCTGGGCGGCGCTCTGCTGCGCCACGGCGAGCTGCCCCCCTCCCTCTCTGCGGATGAAGAAACCCGATACCGCGAGATGCTGCGTTCTCTTGACCCGGTTTCACGCCGCAAGATGTAA
- a CDS encoding heavy metal translocating P-type ATPase: MESTKLSPLPMKACCASCAPEEPSDRDQDHGCACCHDHSHDNEHGHDHEKREIAIMAISAVLFAIGMVADERLAEIMPSWLVIGIFYALPYVLCGFDVLRIGAQSILRKDFFNEFTLMGGATIAAIALGQLPEAVGVMLFYCVGEFVQERAAGRSRRSVKALLAARPSIAHEMLDSGATRDVEPEALGPGSHILVRPGEKIPLDGTVLEGDSQVDTSPLTGESVPQRIAPGSRVLAGTINLNAALRVEVTTAFGDSSIARILEMVENAVARKAPTERFITRMARWYTPAVTGIAFLVAVLPPLFGLGPFSQWIYRALVLLVISCPCALLISIPLGYFGGIGAASRRGILIKGGAVLDNLRDIRVAALDKTGTLTEGVFEVNAVLPAEGIAPNDLLAAAALAESRSNHPIARSVMRAAQQEGIMVDDTSLTGMEEIPGMGVAAAADGHELLAGNAALLTRRGIAPMDVSMPGSVVQVAKGGKLLGALVVADRIKPQSPEAIQELRRLGIQNIAMLTGDREEQARPVAERLKLDTLRAGLLPEDKAGALEALGPVKNTIFVGDGINDAPVLATAGVGVAMGGLGAEAAIETADVVILDDNPARLPELLRIARRTRTIVWQNIVMALGIKGLFMALGIVGLSGLWEAVFADVGVALMAVLNAARAGKIDV; the protein is encoded by the coding sequence ATGGAATCCACCAAGCTTAGCCCCTTGCCCATGAAGGCATGCTGCGCTTCATGCGCGCCGGAAGAACCGAGCGACCGCGACCAAGATCACGGCTGTGCCTGCTGCCATGATCACAGTCACGACAATGAACACGGACATGACCATGAAAAGCGCGAAATCGCCATCATGGCCATATCGGCCGTGCTTTTCGCCATCGGTATGGTCGCTGATGAACGCCTTGCCGAGATCATGCCCAGCTGGCTGGTCATTGGCATCTTCTACGCCCTGCCATATGTATTGTGCGGCTTCGATGTGCTGCGCATCGGGGCGCAAAGCATCCTGAGGAAGGACTTTTTCAACGAATTTACACTGATGGGCGGTGCAACCATCGCGGCCATAGCCCTTGGGCAATTGCCGGAAGCCGTGGGCGTCATGCTGTTTTACTGCGTGGGTGAATTTGTGCAGGAGCGCGCAGCCGGGCGCTCGCGCCGTTCGGTCAAGGCCCTGCTGGCCGCACGGCCCAGCATTGCCCACGAAATGCTGGATAGCGGCGCTACCCGCGATGTGGAACCCGAAGCCCTTGGCCCAGGCAGTCACATTCTTGTGCGCCCCGGCGAAAAAATCCCGTTGGACGGCACCGTGCTTGAAGGCGATTCGCAGGTGGATACCTCCCCGCTCACGGGCGAGTCAGTGCCCCAGCGCATAGCTCCCGGCAGTCGGGTGCTTGCGGGCACCATCAATCTTAATGCGGCCCTGCGTGTTGAAGTGACAACGGCCTTTGGCGATTCGTCCATAGCCCGCATTCTGGAAATGGTCGAAAACGCCGTGGCCCGCAAGGCCCCTACGGAACGCTTCATCACCCGCATGGCCCGCTGGTACACCCCCGCAGTGACGGGCATTGCCTTTCTGGTAGCAGTGCTGCCTCCCCTGTTCGGGCTTGGGCCCTTCTCTCAGTGGATTTACCGCGCTCTGGTGCTGCTGGTCATTTCCTGCCCATGCGCCCTGCTTATTTCCATTCCGCTGGGTTACTTTGGCGGCATTGGCGCCGCTTCGCGCCGGGGCATCCTTATCAAGGGCGGCGCGGTGCTCGACAACCTGCGCGACATCCGCGTGGCTGCGCTGGACAAGACCGGCACCCTCACCGAAGGCGTGTTTGAAGTAAACGCCGTGCTGCCTGCCGAAGGTATTGCCCCCAATGATCTCCTGGCCGCCGCCGCGCTGGCGGAGAGCCGCTCCAACCACCCCATTGCCCGCTCTGTCATGCGCGCTGCGCAGCAGGAAGGCATTATGGTCGATGATACATCACTCACAGGCATGGAAGAAATCCCCGGCATGGGCGTGGCTGCCGCTGCTGACGGCCATGAACTTCTGGCAGGCAATGCCGCCCTGCTCACAAGACGTGGCATTGCGCCTATGGATGTCAGCATGCCCGGCAGCGTGGTGCAGGTCGCCAAGGGCGGCAAACTGCTGGGCGCGCTGGTGGTGGCAGACCGTATCAAGCCGCAGTCGCCCGAAGCCATTCAGGAACTGCGCCGCCTCGGCATCCAGAATATCGCCATGCTCACAGGAGACAGGGAAGAACAGGCCCGCCCCGTGGCCGAGCGCCTGAAGCTGGACACCCTGCGCGCAGGCCTGCTGCCCGAAGACAAGGCCGGAGCGCTTGAAGCCCTTGGCCCGGTGAAGAACACCATCTTTGTGGGCGACGGCATCAACGATGCCCCGGTGCTGGCAACGGCAGGGGTGGGCGTGGCCATGGGCGGTCTTGGTGCGGAAGCCGCCATTGAAACCGCCGATGTGGTCATTCTGGACGACAACCCCGCACGCCTGCCAGAGCTGCTGCGCATTGCGCGCCGCACGCGCACCATTGTGTGGCAGAATATAGTGATGGCGCTGGGCATCAAGGGATTGTTCATGGCGCTGGGCATCGTGGGCCTTTCCGGCCTGTGGGAAGCCGTTTTTGCCGATGTGGGCGTGGCCCTCATGGCCGTGCTCAACGCGGCCCGCGCTGGCAAGATAGACGTATAG
- the miaB gene encoding tRNA (N6-isopentenyl adenosine(37)-C2)-methylthiotransferase MiaB, whose translation MIEKTYHIITFGCQMNVHDSHWLGRALGARGFFEAPLEDAQVVVVNTCSVREKPEQKVMSTLGRIRQVSGGNPAVLVCVAGCVAQQLGESIFEKESQVRLVAGSDGIGNAPQAIERLLENPAQRLSLLDFTSQYVEREGTTEPGVVSGSVAYANIMQGCDNFCAYCIVPFTRGRQKSRSSTAILDECKALIDNGAREITLLGQNVNAFGQDKSGDGTSFAALLRKVAALPGLERLRYVTPHPKDMGPEDIAAFAELPQLCSRLHLPMQAGSDAVLARMKRRYDSAAFLDLVERLRAARPDLALSTDLIVGFPGESEQDFQDTLQMMRASNFMSSFSFCYSDRPGTRASLFPDKIPADVAQDRLLRLQALQDELGARWLQQRVGSETTLLLENRSPKEGQGPEPSWQGRDPYGAPVHVELPPLVDHTGRMVRVSITEAKKHSLMAQRLGEPW comes from the coding sequence ATGATTGAAAAGACCTACCATATCATCACTTTTGGCTGTCAGATGAACGTGCACGACTCCCACTGGCTGGGACGTGCGCTCGGCGCGCGCGGTTTTTTTGAAGCGCCGCTTGAAGACGCCCAGGTGGTGGTGGTCAATACATGTTCCGTGCGTGAAAAACCGGAACAAAAGGTCATGAGCACGCTTGGCCGCATCCGTCAGGTTTCTGGCGGCAACCCCGCCGTGCTGGTGTGCGTGGCCGGATGCGTGGCCCAGCAGCTTGGCGAAAGTATCTTTGAAAAAGAAAGCCAGGTGCGCCTTGTGGCGGGCAGCGACGGCATAGGCAATGCCCCGCAGGCCATTGAGCGCCTGCTGGAAAATCCCGCCCAGCGCCTCTCCCTGCTTGATTTTACAAGCCAGTATGTGGAGCGCGAGGGTACAACCGAACCCGGCGTGGTCAGCGGCTCTGTGGCCTATGCCAATATAATGCAGGGCTGCGACAATTTTTGCGCCTACTGCATTGTGCCCTTTACCCGTGGCCGCCAGAAATCGCGCAGCAGTACGGCCATTCTTGATGAATGCAAGGCGCTGATCGACAACGGCGCGAGAGAAATCACCCTGCTTGGGCAGAACGTCAACGCCTTCGGGCAGGATAAAAGCGGCGACGGCACAAGCTTTGCCGCTCTGCTGCGCAAGGTTGCCGCCCTGCCGGGCCTTGAGCGCCTGCGCTACGTTACCCCGCACCCCAAGGATATGGGGCCGGAAGATATAGCTGCCTTTGCGGAACTGCCCCAGCTCTGCTCCCGCCTGCACCTGCCCATGCAGGCAGGCTCGGACGCTGTGCTGGCCCGCATGAAACGCCGCTACGACAGCGCGGCCTTTCTTGATCTGGTGGAGCGCCTGCGCGCCGCCCGGCCCGATCTGGCCCTCTCCACTGATCTTATTGTGGGCTTTCCCGGTGAAAGCGAGCAGGATTTTCAGGACACGCTGCAGATGATGCGCGCCAGCAACTTCATGTCCAGCTTCTCCTTTTGTTACTCCGACAGGCCGGGAACGCGGGCTTCGCTGTTCCCCGACAAAATCCCCGCCGATGTGGCCCAAGACAGGCTGTTGCGCCTCCAGGCCCTTCAGGATGAACTTGGCGCGCGCTGGTTGCAGCAGCGGGTGGGGAGCGAAACCACCCTGCTGCTCGAAAACCGCAGCCCCAAGGAAGGCCAGGGGCCGGAGCCAAGCTGGCAAGGCCGCGACCCCTACGGCGCGCCCGTGCATGTGGAACTGCCGCCGCTAGTGGATCACACGGGCCGCATGGTGCGGGTGAGCATTACAGAGGCCAAGAAACACAGCCTCATGGCCCAACGATTGGGGGAACCATGGTAG
- a CDS encoding ACT domain-containing protein yields the protein MLLQVIEGKFSVCKVENLRAVNFHVPWLFVGKTDAEISVVCLTADVPHATLAREDGWRALRVAGQMDFGLTGVMAGLSTSLAQAGISIFAVSTFDTDYILMKAEKLVPAIEALEAGGYTVERAAV from the coding sequence ATGCTCTTGCAAGTAATTGAAGGAAAATTCAGCGTCTGCAAGGTGGAAAACCTGCGCGCCGTCAATTTTCATGTGCCGTGGTTGTTTGTGGGCAAAACTGATGCGGAAATTTCGGTGGTCTGCCTGACTGCGGATGTTCCCCACGCCACACTGGCGCGGGAAGACGGCTGGCGCGCACTGCGCGTAGCGGGGCAGATGGATTTTGGCCTTACCGGTGTGATGGCGGGCTTGTCGACCTCTCTGGCGCAGGCGGGCATCAGCATCTTTGCCGTATCCACCTTTGATACGGACTATATATTGATGAAGGCGGAAAAGCTTGTCCCGGCTATTGAAGCGCTGGAGGCGGGCGGCTACACCGTGGAGCGCGCTGCCGTGTAA
- a CDS encoding O-methyltransferase, translated as MNSLSTQPLANLLDTLLTQAETTTVEEICAATGLSAQALEQQKGCKTAYAGFYASLKNFAIPVSRRTGELLYMLARCSNARVVVEFGTSFGISTLFLAAALRDNGGGQLITSEFEPSKVARAQQNLQTSGLADLVEIRSGDALQTLGSNLPQHIDMLLLDGAKALYCDILKLAETGLRTGALVIADDAADSPEYLAYVRDPANGYMTLDFDGDVDLAVRLG; from the coding sequence ATGAACAGCCTCAGCACGCAACCGCTGGCCAATCTGCTTGATACCCTGCTTACCCAGGCGGAAACAACCACGGTTGAAGAGATTTGTGCAGCGACAGGCCTGAGCGCCCAAGCGCTGGAACAGCAAAAGGGCTGCAAAACCGCATATGCCGGTTTTTATGCCAGCCTGAAAAACTTTGCCATTCCCGTTTCCCGCAGAACCGGCGAACTTCTGTACATGCTGGCGCGCTGCAGCAATGCGCGAGTAGTGGTGGAATTTGGCACCTCATTCGGCATTTCCACCCTGTTTCTTGCCGCAGCCCTGCGCGACAACGGTGGCGGCCAACTGATTACAAGCGAGTTTGAACCCTCAAAAGTGGCGCGGGCGCAGCAGAATCTGCAAACCTCCGGGCTGGCCGATCTGGTGGAAATTCGCTCTGGCGATGCCCTGCAAACCCTGGGCAGCAACCTGCCACAGCATATAGACATGCTGCTGCTCGATGGGGCAAAGGCCCTGTATTGCGACATTCTGAAACTGGCAGAAACTGGCTTGCGCACCGGCGCTCTAGTGATTGCCGATGACGCGGCCGACAGCCCGGAATACCTGGCCTACGTGCGCGATCCCGCCAACGGATACATGACGCTGGATTTTGATGGCGATGTGGATCTTGCTGTGCGGCTGGGCTGA
- the ruvA gene encoding Holliday junction branch migration protein RuvA gives MIAYLEGRLAEIWGNACLIVTEGGVGYEVALPAHTLASLPGRGEPLTLYTSLAVREDALELFGFATFEERQTFEVLVSISKVGARTALGILSIFRPDDLRRVVFEDDVLALTRVSGIGKKTAEHVFLELKYKLKVEDAPQAAALTTGVRPGSVFRDVLDGLGNLGYEPDECAPLVKKLLHEEPDLDVTGALRATLKALAKGKV, from the coding sequence ATGATCGCCTATCTTGAAGGCCGCCTGGCCGAAATATGGGGCAATGCCTGCCTGATCGTCACCGAGGGGGGCGTGGGGTACGAAGTGGCCTTGCCCGCTCACACACTTGCTAGCCTGCCCGGCAGGGGGGAACCTCTGACGCTGTACACCAGCCTTGCCGTGCGTGAAGACGCGCTGGAGCTTTTTGGTTTTGCCACCTTTGAAGAACGCCAGACCTTTGAGGTGCTGGTTTCCATCTCCAAGGTGGGCGCGCGCACGGCCCTTGGCATTCTTTCCATTTTTCGGCCTGACGACCTGCGCCGTGTTGTATTTGAGGATGATGTGCTGGCCCTTACCCGCGTTTCGGGCATCGGCAAAAAAACCGCCGAGCATGTTTTTCTTGAGCTGAAATACAAGCTCAAGGTTGAGGACGCCCCGCAGGCGGCTGCGCTGACCACCGGGGTGCGCCCCGGTTCTGTATTCCGCGATGTGCTGGACGGCCTGGGCAATCTTGGCTACGAGCCGGACGAATGCGCGCCCCTGGTCAAAAAACTGCTGCACGAAGAGCCTGATCTGGACGTGACCGGCGCTCTGCGCGCGACCCTTAAGGCCCTTGCCAAGGGGAAGGTCTGA
- a CDS encoding ArsR/SmtB family transcription factor, translating into MLSYISAIRALGDENRLRILMALRLRPLCVCEITTLLGLAASTTSKHLFILRQARLIESIKNGRWVYYRLPQNPTDCVRDALALTTRELADCPQIAQDAAALPGISHNTSIHEFFKQKHIPVPADQADDTEDEAAQTAGTPA; encoded by the coding sequence ATGCTCAGCTACATTTCCGCTATTCGAGCGCTTGGCGACGAAAACCGCCTGCGCATACTCATGGCCCTGCGCCTGCGGCCCCTGTGTGTTTGCGAGATAACAACGCTCCTTGGGCTCGCGGCATCCACCACCTCCAAACACCTCTTTATCCTGCGGCAGGCGCGTTTGATCGAGAGCATTAAGAATGGTCGCTGGGTTTATTACCGCCTGCCGCAGAATCCCACAGACTGTGTGCGCGATGCTCTGGCGCTGACAACCCGCGAGTTGGCCGACTGCCCGCAGATTGCTCAGGATGCAGCCGCCTTGCCAGGTATTTCGCACAACACCAGCATCCACGAATTCTTCAAGCAGAAGCATATTCCCGTCCCAGCCGACCAGGCAGACGACACAGAAGACGAGGCCGCGCAAACCGCTGGCACCCCCGCATAA
- the moaA gene encoding GTP 3',8-cyclase MoaA, whose product MQACVNPFAPLGNCAAPGEELAPLAHLAPLCDGHGRVVRYLRLSVTDRCNLRCAYCRSEINQKFIPHPKVLRYEEMVRLVGMMAALGVSKVRLTGGEPFARKGCDELLHLLHTRYPSLDLRLTTNGTLLEPHIPLLRSLGVSAVNLSLDSFDRETFARVTGRDLLPAVLASLDGLLRAGIRVKINAVAMRGVNDGQMDDFVHAVRTMPVDLRFIEFMPMGSGTLWGPETFWSAADIRAEAERRVRLDPVQDSSAEAGPARMFAVQGGKGRMGFITAVSCHFCGTCNRLRLTSDGNLRTCLFDDREYHLRGLLRNPRFDDGHMARVVRLACADKPIGADLLKARKKGSAVADKQMVGIGG is encoded by the coding sequence ATGCAAGCATGTGTAAATCCATTTGCCCCTCTTGGCAACTGTGCCGCCCCCGGTGAAGAACTCGCGCCACTGGCGCACCTCGCCCCCCTGTGCGATGGTCACGGCCGCGTGGTGCGGTATCTGCGCCTTTCTGTCACTGACCGCTGCAATCTGCGCTGCGCCTATTGCCGCAGCGAGATAAACCAGAAGTTCATTCCGCACCCCAAGGTGCTGCGCTATGAAGAAATGGTGCGCCTTGTGGGCATGATGGCGGCGCTGGGCGTTTCCAAGGTGCGGCTTACCGGGGGCGAACCCTTTGCCCGCAAGGGCTGCGATGAACTGTTGCATCTGCTACATACGCGGTACCCATCCCTTGATCTGCGCCTGACCACCAACGGCACACTGCTTGAACCGCACATTCCACTGCTGCGCTCTTTGGGCGTGAGCGCCGTAAATCTTTCCCTCGACAGTTTTGACCGCGAAACTTTTGCCAGAGTGACCGGGCGTGACCTGCTGCCCGCTGTTCTCGCCTCGCTGGACGGGCTGCTGCGAGCTGGCATCCGCGTAAAAATCAACGCTGTCGCCATGCGTGGCGTCAATGACGGGCAGATGGACGATTTTGTTCATGCTGTGCGCACCATGCCCGTTGATCTGCGCTTTATCGAATTTATGCCCATGGGCAGCGGCACCCTCTGGGGGCCGGAGACGTTCTGGTCTGCCGCAGACATCCGTGCCGAAGCCGAGCGCCGTGTGCGCCTTGATCCCGTGCAGGACAGCAGCGCGGAGGCTGGCCCCGCCAGGATGTTTGCCGTGCAGGGGGGCAAGGGCCGCATGGGATTTATCACCGCTGTGTCCTGCCATTTCTGCGGCACGTGCAACAGGCTGCGGCTCACCAGCGATGGCAACCTGCGCACATGCCTGTTTGACGACAGGGAATATCACTTGCGGGGGCTTCTGCGTAATCCACGTTTTGATGACGGGCATATGGCCCGCGTGGTGCGTCTGGCCTGCGCGGACAAACCCATTGGGGCCGATCTGCTCAAGGCCCGCAAAAAAGGCTCCGCCGTGGCAGACAAACAGATGGTGGGCATTGGCGGTTGA
- a CDS encoding DUF5334 domain-containing protein, with the protein MKHLLFGAALLGCLCMTIPALAWDGFDADSADLVEVIPDRVPSKGDTVDVRNYDKDATETCLVESVARNARTVELVVRTPAGVARTLVMEGR; encoded by the coding sequence ATGAAACACCTGCTATTCGGAGCCGCCCTGCTGGGCTGCCTTTGCATGACCATACCCGCGCTGGCCTGGGACGGCTTTGACGCCGATTCCGCCGACCTTGTCGAGGTCATCCCCGACCGTGTTCCCTCCAAGGGCGACACGGTGGACGTGCGCAACTACGATAAGGACGCCACGGAAACCTGCCTTGTGGAATCGGTTGCCCGCAATGCCCGCACTGTGGAACTTGTGGTGCGCACCCCTGCCGGAGTAGCCCGCACCCTTGTGATGGAAGGCCGTTAG
- a CDS encoding TetR family transcriptional regulator — protein sequence MNKHLETKIIQRKQPRQARSVDVVAAILEAAARVLATEGAQRFTTARVAERAGVSIGSLYQYFPNKAAILFRLQCEEWRQTTSLLQTILQDAGMPPLDRLRTLVHAFVTSECEEAAMRAALHDSAPLYRHAPETAEIKAESRQVFSDFVAEALPLATESQRALVAELTFVTLAAAGKHFSSQGRSPQENEACATAVADMLCAYFSAIAQGPLACPQAAAPYTASAI from the coding sequence ATGAACAAGCACCTGGAAACGAAAATTATTCAACGAAAACAACCACGTCAGGCACGGTCTGTCGATGTGGTTGCCGCAATTCTTGAGGCTGCTGCTCGCGTTTTGGCCACTGAGGGAGCGCAGCGTTTTACCACTGCACGCGTGGCCGAACGGGCCGGGGTCAGCATTGGTTCGCTGTACCAGTATTTTCCCAACAAAGCGGCCATACTTTTTCGGCTTCAGTGTGAGGAATGGCGGCAAACAACCAGCCTTTTGCAAACCATTCTGCAAGACGCGGGCATGCCGCCGCTGGATCGGCTGCGTACACTTGTGCACGCCTTTGTGACGTCGGAATGTGAAGAAGCAGCCATGCGCGCGGCCCTGCACGACTCTGCGCCCCTGTACCGGCATGCGCCGGAAACAGCAGAAATCAAGGCCGAGAGCCGCCAGGTTTTTTCAGATTTTGTGGCCGAGGCCTTGCCCCTCGCCACAGAAAGCCAAAGGGCATTGGTCGCGGAGCTGACCTTTGTAACTCTGGCTGCGGCGGGCAAACACTTTTCCTCGCAAGGGCGCAGCCCGCAGGAAAACGAGGCCTGCGCCACCGCCGTGGCAGACATGCTTTGCGCCTATTTCAGCGCCATTGCTCAGGGGCCGCTAGCCTGCCCGCAGGCGGCAGCGCCATACACGGCAAGCGCCATTTGA